The following proteins are co-located in the Macadamia integrifolia cultivar HAES 741 chromosome 3, SCU_Mint_v3, whole genome shotgun sequence genome:
- the LOC122073028 gene encoding RNA demethylase ALKBH9B-like, with the protein MRKEGVSGEEGETSGNSASLLKAVRQLGRRRDFMELLTDGFCARCRGLFHSRFEDLYDGKFDKLSSPNGNYSDSFDDFCSVDSSSLWSPRKRTTSYRKNPHLNERTTQSLARTPEPIFSVRHQQMSNSDSFPASVKSRRHSLDESEESLRDDLNEMSRVRRKGFAYIERINGRPVDIVSGLELHTRVFNELEQEKIVDYVYVLQRLGQEGRLRARTYSEPKKWMRGKGRVTIQFGCCYNYAEDKKGNPSGILQDEEVDPMPALFKSMVKRFIRWNVLPPTCVPNSCIVNIYDEGDCIPPHIDHHDFVRPFCTVSLLTECDILFGSNLKILGAGEFSGPVAIPLPVGSVLVLSGNGSDVAKHCVPGVPAKRISITFRKMDDSKLPFKFKPDPELQGLQPPSYSPRPKPSVKQVPPPNHIHRNKRVSSTANGSFHLGEQDSPQFGGSNSR; encoded by the exons ATGAGGAAAGAAGGTGTTTCCGGCGAGGAAGGGGAAACTTCCGGCAACTCTGCTTCTCTTTTGAAAGCTGTTCGGCAGCTTGGCCGGCGGAGGGATTTCATGGAGCTGTTAACTGATGGGTTCTGTGCACGGTGCAGGGGTTTGTTCCATAGTCGCTTTGAGGATCTCTATGATG gaaaatttgaTAAGCTATCATCTCCGAATGGCAATTACTCTGATAGCTTCGATGATTTCTGTTCTGTGGATTCATCAAGCTTGTGGTCACCAAGGAAGAGGACCACATCTTACAGAAAGAACCCTCATTTGAATGAGAGAACTACCCAAAGCTTGGCACGAACTCCAGAGCCCATCTTTTCTGTAAGGCACCAACAGATGAGTAATTCTGATTCCTTTCCGGCATCAGTAAAGAGCCGGCGGCATTCATTGGATGAATCTGAAGAATCACTTCGTGATGATTTGAATGAAATGTCAAGAGTTAGAAGAAAGGGTTTTGCATATATAGAGAGGATTAATGGGAGGCCTGTAGATATAGTAAGTGGTCTTGAGCTTCACACCAGGGTTTTTAATGAGCTGGAAcaggagaagattgttgattaTGTCTATGTACTACAGAGACTTGGACAGGAGGGGCGACTTAGAG CACGCACATACTCAGAGCCAAAGAAGTGGATGCGTGGTAAAGGACGTGTTACAATTCAATTTGGTTGTTGCTACAATTATGCAGAG GACAAAAAAGGGAACCCTTCCGGTATACTCCAAGATGAGGAAGTTGATCCCATGCCTGCCTTGTTTAAGTCCATGGTCAAAAGATTTATCAGGTGGAATGTCCTACCCCCAACATGTGTTCCGAACAGTTGCATTGTTAACATTTATGACGAAGGGGATTGCATTCCTCCACACATCGACCACCATGATTTTGTGAGGCCTTTCTGTACTGTGTCATTGTTGACTGAATGTGACATATTATTTGGTTCAAATCTGAAGATTTTGGGTGCTGGAGAATTCTCTGGTCCAGTCGCCATACCTTTGCCCGTCGG ATCAGTTCTAGTCTTGAGTGGGAATGGCTCTGATGTAGCTAAGCATTGTGTTCCAGGTGTGCCCGCCAAAAG GATCTCCATCACATTTAGAAAGATGGATGATAGCAAGCTGCCATTCAAGTTCAAGCCTGACCCAGAACTGCAAGGTCTTCAGCCTCCTTCTTACTCCCCTCGACCCAAGCCTTCAGTTAAGCAGGTTCCACCTCCTAATCATATTCATCGAAATAAGCGAGTTTCGAGCACAGCCAACGGTTCTTTTCATCTTGGAGAACAAGATTCCCCCCAATTTGGTGGGTCAAACTCGAGATAG